One Hypomesus transpacificus isolate Combined female chromosome 21, fHypTra1, whole genome shotgun sequence genomic window, AGTAACAACAATTACTGCTCCAGTGTGCAATAACATGGCATTCCTTTTTAGCTGTATTATTTGAATAAGGTatgattaatgtgtgtgtgtgtgtgtggggggggggggggctctcctTGTGAAGGACCATCTTAACCCACAACTTAAGCCATAGTGAGAACGCCTACATCAGACCTTGTATCACTTACGGTTCATAAAACCTCAATGTTGTTACTACATGTATTATTACGCAGTTAAATTGTTCCATTTTGACTGATCCAGAAAATTGGGTACCAGGGTTTGGTTGAAGAATGGGCCACTGTAAAATGAATTGTTTTCAACTTGTTCCTCAGGCAGGGATGTCTACCGGAAAGTGCAGGGTAGAGATAACCCTGTTCCGTCCACCATTATCTGCATCGCAGGTATACATTCACCGGTTTACAACTTTTTTTCTCCCCTTTTCCATTGTatcttccttcttcttcttctacatCGCACACACCATCCACCCTTTCTAGAATATTCTCTCATATCTACTTACACCCACTCTTTTCTGTTTCTTAGAATTTTCAGTTTTCATTTTACTCATTACACAAATGATTTATTAACGTTTTCTTTcattatgtaaaaaaattaGGGCTCTAGATTATAATGATAAATATTCGGACATCAAACATCCAAGCAATTAAAGGTTGTTTTTCTATACAGCCACTCCTATACTGTACAGCCCATAAGCTAACCACTCATCTTATGTTTGCGGTTTGTTGAGATATAGTCACATGTGATTCATGAATTAACCAACATGGTTGTCTCACACCCCCCAGCATAAAAATGTTCAGTAATGTTCGTTTTTTGCCTGCAGTGTCACTATTCCTGTATGACCTCTTGTACTGAGCCATAGCAGTCATCCCGGTTCTTCTTGTCTTTGTGAGCTGCTATACCAATGACACTCACTGACGCTAATTGAATTCCACCATTCCAAATTCCACAGATGGATTATTTTTGTCAACTCTTCCAAATTTTGTAACCTACAGTTTGTATGGATAGGGGGTGACATTTTGATTGTTGAAGTTCATATACATACTTTTCCAAGTCATAACATTTGAAATATGGGATGACAAGACAAAACAATAAATGTATGAACATGTAGGACACAGTGGGTCTGTGAGGTCAACATACTGTTGATGGAACTGTGGAATTTGGTGAATTAAGGACACAAGGAGGGGTAAACAATGCCATGCAGGTATTTTCATAAAGAGGGATGAGAGCGTGTAGGCACCTTGTCAAAATAAATTGTGCACATTGTAAAAAAGAGAGCTTGTTTTGCGTTCCCATTTTAGATGCCGAACCTGAATCCAAAAGTGTGTTGTCCTCACGCAACAAACGGAGAATTTGCTGTGATATGATTAGTCATCAACTTTTAGATAAGCgctaactgtctgtctctcttgctccctgTTTATTTGTCAGAGGAGGGCGATGAAGAGGCCCTCTcaaagaaagaagaggaagaaaggcGAATCGCCGAGATGGGCCGGCCCACCCTGGGAGAACATGTCAAACTGGAGGTGGTCATTGAAGAGTCATACGAGTTCAAGGTACTGTTGGTTTGACTGATTggttagaaagaaagaaagaaagaaagaaagaaagaaagaaagaaagaaagaaagaaagaaagaaagaaagaaagaaagaaagaaagaaagaaagaaaaagaaaaagtagaATGGCATCATAGTTTGCTTAAACTAAAATCCTCTTAAAATGTAATCACTCATCTACTCACCATTTTCTATGCTTCTGGTTTTCTCTGAGATCCTCATTCACcttcattataaaaaaaaaaacctttagaCAGGAGACAATGAGACAGTTGTACTTAAAAGATGGTATCTCCCACTCCCTCAAGTAGACTCAGTTTCCTGTACGAtactttaattacattttttagacAGAAATGGGCTTGGGACATCTTTTAGTCCAACAGGCATTTCGCCAAAAATGTCAGATACTGTGTTTTTTTTGAAGACTAGACGTATCTACAATTTGACATTTAATAACAAATTATATCTATTCATCTCTAAGTAATTTTGATATTTTTCTAAGGATAGGAGCAGGGCCAGATTGTGGTTCTTTGAGGTCCCTGGGCACATGGCTCTTTTGACATGTGTCAAAAGACATGTGTCTGTGATTAACACAAAGATAAAAGATTTTGGGAGCTTGTTCTATGACACGGGGGGCCGCAAGCATACAGTAATACAATTCcaacaatacaaataaaataaaaatatcctTAAAATGTACTATGTTTACAAATGATGTGTGTGATCTAAATAATACATGAATTACCACACACCTTTGATACCCTCACAGAACACAGTGGATAAGCTTATCAAGAAGACCAATCTGGCTCTGTTAATTGGAACTAACAGTTGGAGGGAGCAGTTTGTGGAAGCCATCACTGTCAGTTCTGGTAAGTCAACCCACATTCACCAATACAGGTTGCCACACTCACTAATACTTACTCCAGCCTGGAAAACCTAATAAACCAAAGTACTCATTTGGTTTGGCGATAAACCGTTTTACTGGCAGCCTACAGCAGGCCCTCTTAAGAAATCATGTTTTGAAATGGAAATCTATGGTAATCAGGAATTTGTTTGTAGTTAAAAGTCTGTTTCAGTTTAGTTTATACCTGACTCCATATCAAGGGTGACCATACATATAAAGCCATAAAGTGTATGTTtaataaactaaataaataatctaGTTTGAAGATGCATGCCTTGCACATGCCTATCAGAAATTTTACCAACATATACTGTATTGCATGTCATATCTAGCATATCACATACTGTAGATGAACAACTAACATCATTTAATTTGTCCATCCAAACCGCACAATATTGTTGTTAAATTAACTCTGTTGTCTATGTTAGCATGAACCCAGCTGCTGGAATCATTAATAAGAATGCTTCCTACTGTTAACTGGAACAGAGCAAAGGCAACCTCCGAAGCCAAATCCTGAAACAATTTAATCTGATTTTTCAGAGGAAAAGACCCCAAGTGTGTCTGGTTGAAATCAATGTTTATTGTTTCTGAAACTGCTGTTGAGGAAGATTGTATGCATGAGAGTCTAACATAGATGACTAGCCGGCTATAGCAAATTTACATTAACATCTAGGCTTTCCGAGTCCCACAGATTACTAGTAAGATTAATTTTTACTGTTGGAGATATTGTTCTATTTTATTGATGGATAAATGCCTTGCTGCAACATACATGCAAACAACTCAAGAAATCTAAAGTAATTACCTAACAGTCACTCATGTTGTTCCTATCCAGCTCATGTCCTGGAGCATCATGTTTGACTACAAACAAACATTTGTGTATATTCTGGAACTATTTCTCGTAAAATGACGCActaactctgtctctcacacacacactcacacacacacacagattcctgctACCCATGTCACATACACAGTCTCTCAGTTCCTGAGTTGAACTGACAGAGCTTGTTAGCGAAGGAAGAGCATAGGGGAACAAGTATGGCATCCAAACCCAGGCTGAAATTCCACTGAGGCCTGTAATGTGATCATTAAAGCCCATGTGGCAAATTAACCACCGGAGAGTCTAGCCTAGGTTCTAATCCAGACAGACTCCCTTCTGCATcatgcagacacatacacacactcacacactttcaCTCAGTCACaagcatacagtacacacacagacagtcacacactgtCACTCATTTATCCACCCACATCGATACGTACCAGACTCCCTCGTTATTCATTTTtagtttttcacacacacacgctgcaaaCATACATAATATATTTGTGTATTTATAAATTCTGGGAACTGTTGTCACTGATGGTCAATCACTACCAAGAAAATTAAATGTGATTTGCTATGAAACATTGTCAACATAATCACAGCTTTGTTTGGTCTTTCCCCTactcagaaaaacacacacactcacacacacagaaaagtaaATACACACAAAGTTATGTGTTCTACACAGTTTCACACAAGTCTTTACACAAGTTCACTGACAAaaaactgaacacacacacacagaaacacaaaagaaCAAACACTTACAGTAATGGACCCTTTTTCACTCAGATCAACAAAACGTTCAAATGGATTTTCACTTTGGCATTTTAAGCCGGGCTGTCAGTGGCTCTAATGAACCCTCTTGTCAATGAAAGGTGACAATGCTTTCTATTCTGACTTGATGTAATGAGAGACCTCCCTTTTTGTCTAATGAGTAAATTTATGGCTGAGATGAATGAGCTGGAAGTGTGAGATGTCGGTGATTCTGCTGAAATTGGCTTATCCACCGcgcatatttgtttaaaattagaATTATTTTTGGcatttattttgattttttGTCTCTTCTGTCACTGACACTTTTCTTCCATGCTAAAACATGTCTGGAAAACTATAAAAATCTATAATGACCATGTAGCAGTCCTTCAGTCCTATCAGTAAGATAACATTTGTTTGCCTGGCTGTGCGTTACTCACAGGAACGTTCTACATTCAACATTTTAAACCATACAAGCAGAATAGGAGTTTCTATTTTGACCATAAAGTCATGTAGGTCTGAAGACATCCATTCTATCCATCTGTATACATTCCTCTGTTTCTAGGCGACGACAATGAGGACGAGTGCGGCGAAGAGAAGCTCCCATCATGTTTCGACTACGTCATGCACTTCCTGACCGTCTTCTGGAAGCTTCTGTTCGCCTTTGTGCCGCCCACTGATTACTGGAACGGCTGGGCCTGCTTTGTGGTGTCCATCAGCGTGATCGGAATGCTCACCGCCATCATTGGTGACCTGGCGTCCCACTTTGGCTGCACCGTGGGCTTGAAGGACTCGGTGACAGCTGTGGTGTTTGTGGCTTTGGGGACTTCTGTACCAGGTTGGTCCTTCATATGCTACTGTAATACTGGGTAGAGGGTTGAACAACCTCATTGGGTAAGGAGGAAAATAAATTATACTGAGATTTTCTAAGAGCCTTAACAATGTCAGTTTCAGTTTAGTGGAGCTGGCAGCTTCATGTGGTGGAGCTGGCAGGTTTGAAGTAGATATAAGTTGAATGCCTTCTTTTAGACTTGGTAACCCAATATATAGTTTGAAAACTGAAAGTTTGCGGCCAGAGTTGGTGTAAAGAAATTGCGATGTCATGACATAGAATTCAGTTTTAGCAACATAGGTTATTATGAAAGTGTAAGAAGGGACAGTATGGAGGACAAGATAAAAACAAGTTTGTGGCATAATTTATCGCTTAACTGTAGTTAAGTGTAACTACTCTGCAGTTCCTATGTTACTACAATATTGTTACTATGTGTATTGCTGTGTAGTTATAATATAAATGGCTACCAAGAATTGTATTAGGTATTTTCTGCAGTTTAATCAGAGATGCAATAGATGGCAACTTAATTACCTATGTCCAAAAGCATGCTACTTTATAACTATATCTAAGCAATATCAGATTTTGGAGAAGGTCATCCCAATATTCCCCATTTTCTTTGTCCTCTATTCTTCTGTTTCTCTCATCCATCCACTCTTGTCTCCCCTCTAGACACATTTGCCAGCAAGGTGTCAGCCACCCAGGACCAGTATGCCGATGCTTCCATAGGCAACGTGACGGGTAGCAACGCCGTCAACGTCTTCCTGGGCATTGGCGTGGCGTGGTCCATCGCCGCTATCTACCACGCATCCAAGGGCCAGACCTTCAGGGTGAACCCTGGCACTCTGGCATTCTCTGTCACCCTCTTTACCATCTtcgcttttgtgtgtgtgggcgtgctcATGTACCGGCGCCGGCCTGAGATTGGCGGCGAGCTGGGCGGGCCTCGTATCCCCAAGATATTGACCACAATGCTCTTTTTCAGTCTGTG contains:
- the slc8a1a gene encoding sodium/calcium exchanger 1a isoform X3, producing MSERKAVLLQEVGGFVKTDKRLYGRDVYRKVQGRDNPVPSTIICIAEEGDEEALSKKEEEERRIAEMGRPTLGEHVKLEVVIEESYEFKNTVDKLIKKTNLALLIGTNSWREQFVEAITVSSGDDNEDECGEEKLPSCFDYVMHFLTVFWKLLFAFVPPTDYWNGWACFVVSISVIGMLTAIIGDLASHFGCTVGLKDSVTAVVFVALGTSVPDTFASKVSATQDQYADASIGNVTGSNAVNVFLGIGVAWSIAAIYHASKGQTFRVNPGTLAFSVTLFTIFAFVCVGVLMYRRRPEIGGELGGPRIPKILTTMLFFSLWLLYIVLSSLEAYCHIKGF